Part of the uncultured Desulfobacter sp. genome, ATGGATTATCAATCATTTCTGGCGGACAGAACCCGGCTTATGCAGACCAATGCCATCCGGGAAATTCTCAAGGTGGTATCAAAGCCCGGAATCATCTCCCTGGCCGGCGGTATTCCCTCACCCCAAAGTTTTCCCATGGATCTTTTTGGAGAGCTGGTAGAAAAGGTGATGGCAAAGTATCAGTCCCGGGCATTTCAGTATGATCTCACCGAAGGGTTTGAGCCCCTGCGCGAACAACTCTCTCTCCTTTTGGCCGGGCGCGGGATTGCGGCATCAGCGCATCAGGTAAACGTCACCTCCGGCTCCCAGGGGGTTTTGGATGCCATGGGCAAGCTTCTGATCAACAAAGGAGATAAGATCGCCGTGGAATCCCCCACCTATCTTGGCGCCATCTCCGCCTTTAATCCCTATGAGCCCCAATACGTCTCCATGGAGACGGACGACCAAGGGCTGATTCCCCAATCCCTGGATGAGACGCTGGAAAATCATGCCATCAAGCTGATCTACCTGGTTCCCACATTCCAGAACCCCACGGGCCGGACCCTCTCCCTTGAAAGAAGAGAGCAGATTGCCGAGATCATCCAACGGCACAATGCCCTGCTCATGGAAGATGATCCCTACTCTTCCCTTCGGTACCAGGGCGATGCGGTTCCGGCCATCAAGACCCTGGCCCCGGACAATGTCATCTATGTCTCCACCTTGTCCAAGGTCTTTGCCCCCGGGCTTCGCATCGGCTTTTACGCAGCGCCTGAATTTCTGCGCCAATGGCTGGTCCTGGTCAAACAGGGGGTGGACCTTCACACCTCAACCTTTAACCAGGCCCTGGCGGCTGAATATCTGGAAGGCGGATACCTTGATGCCCACCTGCCAAAGATTATCGAGTTATATAAACCCAGGCAAAAGGCCATGCTGGCGGCTCTTAAAAAAATGATGCCCACAGGATATGCATGTACCCCGTCCCAAGGGGGGATGTTTTTATGGATGACCGGTCCCGACGGCCTGGATGACCTGGCATTGTACGAAAAGGCTGTGGCGAACGGTGTGGCGTTTGTGCCGGGCCGGTTCTTTTATACCGACCCTGCCCAGGGAAAAGGCACCATGCGGCTCAATTACACCATGGCGGATGAAGCCACCATTGAAATTGCTGTGGAAAAACTGGCCCGGGCGGCAGAGCAACAATAAAACCCGACAGGAGTTGCCTCACCGCCACCAGGCAAAAACGAATAAAATCAAAGGCCAAGAACTTTTCGGCAGTATCGCAACTCCCCGGGATCACCGGTATGTTTGCCCGGGTCATCCGACAACTTCACCGTGGGGCGCCCGTCCATATCGGGCTCAGGCTGCACCCAGGATAATTTGATCACAATATTCAAAGGGGTCACCCCCACGTCATTGGTCAAATTGGTTCCGATGCCATAGGAGTCCTTGACCGCTCCCCGGCAGAATTGATGAATTTTAATGGCCCGGTCCACATTCAGGCCGTCTGAAAAGACAATGGCCTTGGTCGCCGGATCAATTCCCTTTTCTTTATAATGGCCGATGATCTCCCGGGTAAAGGTTTCCGGGTCTCCGGAATCGTGGCGGACACCGGAAAACCGCCCGGCCCGGTCACTGTTAAAGGCCTTTAAAAAATTGTTCGTGGTATAGGTATCGGTCAGGGCAATGCCGAGTACATCGGGGTATACTTTAAGCCAGTCATCCATGGCCCCGGCATTGGCGTCCGTATAATCGGTTAAGGCGCCATGGAACATAATCCATTCATGGGCCAAAGTTCCCACCGGGGCAAGATCGTAAACTCTTGCAAAATGCACATTGGAGGTCCCTGCCATGCGGTGCTGGTCCAGGGCCAGCACATCCTCAAGAAAATGGGCCTGATTGGTACTGGAAAACCGCCGCCGGGTGCCGAACTCCACAAAGGTCAGGCCGGCATCGGACATCCGTTTCGCTTTGGTCTGGTTGCGCTCCCGGATGGCCTGTCTGGACAAAATCCCAGGGGCGGTTACCTCAAAAAAAGTTTCGGAAATGGTGGCCATCAACGGCACTTCCCATAGAATGGTCCGGCTCCAAATCCCATCCACCCTGACGGAAAGCCTGGGCCCCTGTTGGGAAATTTCCACCTGATCCGGGTCAAAACGGTAAGCGGCCAGGTAGTCCAGATACCCTGGTGTAAAATAGGGGCAGGCCTTTTCCAGCCACACCCGTTCTTCACGGGTCAAGCGCAGGCCGTCCATCTGAGCAACCCGCTCTTTAATCAAACTATCAAAGCCTTGGGGAAAAGGGGTTTTCCCCCGGTTGGTCAGTTCATACCGGACCCGGGCCTTGGGATACAGCCGATGTACCGCCTGCTGCATGGTGAATTTATACAGATCATTGTCAAGTATCGTCTCAATCATGGGCCTATACTATTTCTAAAAAAAATTTTGTATATAACAGCCATGGGCCGGCCTGACATTTCAACGGCCAGGCATAGCTCACAACAAAGTTTGAAAGATCTCTGTAGTTTACACAGACTTTCATATAAAGTACCAAGAGGATTATCTTAGGGTATAATTTTCAAAAAGGACAGAAACTTTATGCAGATAAATACAAAAATGGAGCATACCGCCGTAATTGTTGTGGATATCCAGCCGGATTTTACCCAGGCCATGCAGGGCAGCCTGGCCGTGGGAGGTGCCGACCAGGCATACCTTGATGCAGCAGAGACCGAAACCCGCCGACTTAAAGCACTGGGTTTTCCCATCTATGCCACCCAGGACTGGCACCCGGCAGACCACATCTCTTTTTTCTCCAACCACGACAACGCCAATCCCTATGATCTGATCGAAATTGAAGGCCGCCAACAGGTATTATGGCCCCCCCATTGTGTCCAGGAGAGTCCCGGCGCCCAATTGTTGATGGATGAATCCCTTTTTACGGCCATTGTAAAAAAAGGCATGGACCCGGCATTTGATTCCTATTCCGGCTTTTTCGATGACGGAAAAAAAGCGACCGGCCTGGCGGATATCCTAAAAGACGCCGGTATAAAAGGCCTCATCATTTACGGGCTGGCAACGGATTATTGCGTCAAGGCCACGGTCATGGACGCTAAAATGCTTAGGTTTGAGGTAACACTGCTCGAAGAGCTGTGCCGGGGTGTTGCACCGGAAACCACAAACGCCGCGTTGGAAGAGATGAAAGGGGCGGGTGTCGATATCGGCTGAACACAACCGGAGAACGGGAGATAAAATGAACGATACAAGATTCATGCATAAAGGCAGCCGCAGATACTATATGGCCAACCTGGCGCTTTTTCTGGCCGGGTTTGTCACCTTTGCAAGCCTCTATGACTTTCAACCCCTGTTTCCCAATCTGGTCCAGGCATACGGTATCACCCCGGCCATGGCCAGCCTGTCGCTTTCCGTTGCCACCTTCTCACTGGCCTTTACCCTGCCGTTTTCAGGTTCCCTGTCCGATGCGGTGGGTCGGCGGCCATTGATCATTGTTGCCTCCATTCTTGCACCGGTGCTGGCCTTTATTGCTGCGGTGAACCACGCATTTTCAGGCATGCTTTTGCTGCGTCTGGGCCAGGGCATCATCCTGGCCGGTGTGCCGGCAGTGGCCATGGCATATATCAACGAAGAGACCGAGCCCAGCGCCCTGGGCGCGGCCATGGGGCTTTATATTGCGGGGAACGGCATGGGCGGGATGTCGGGCCGGATTCTGACCGCCTGGTTTACGGATCTGATGGGCTGGCGGTGGGCGCTGGTGAGCATGGCATTGCTCTGTTTCCTCTGTGGCCTGATGGTCTGGGCCTGTCTGCCAGCGTCGCGAAATTTCTCGGGTAAAACGTTTCGGCCCCGGGCGCTGCTATCCTCCATGGCAGATCATCTAAAGAACCCCGGGCTGCGAAAATTGTATCTGATCGCCTTTTGCTGCATGGGGGGATTTGTAACACTTTACAACTACGTGACCTTTCGGCTCCTGGGTCGAGATTTTGGCCTGAGCCACACCCAGGTGGGTTTGATTTTTCTGGCCTATGCCTTTGGATCGGTCAGCTCCACGGTGATGGGGAACCTGGTAAATACCTACGGACGGCTGCGGATTCTATGCTCGGCATTGGGAATTATGACCGCAGGCCTTGTGCTGACGGTCTGCGTATCCTTGTGGGTGGTGATCGCGGGGATTGTGCTCTTTACCATCGGATTTTTCGGGGCTCATTCCGTGGCCTCGGCCTGGGTTGGACGGCTTGCCGCCCATTCCCATGCCCAGGCCTCATCTTTGTATCTGTTTTTCTATTATATGGGATCAAGCATCTCGGGCACCATCGGCGGCACCATTTATCACGGTTGGGCCTGGCCGGGGGTCGTGGTGCTGATCCTGGTTCTTTTAGGCATCGCGTTTATTATCTGCCTGGGTATTCAATCTGTATCGAACGGACAAAAGCGGATTTCCCCAATTGTTCCCTAATCTGAACGGCCCAGATTGGTGAAAAATCACCCCCCCAAAATGGGACTTTTAATTATCCTACTTCGCCCCCATTTGTCGCGAAAAGATCGTTATTAAATTACGTTGACAGGAATAAATCAAGTACGATATCTTAAAAACCAACCACCGTGTTATCATTAATCAAAATTTATTTTTTACAAGACAACGAAAAATGGATCACCCCTATCTTCTTAAAATTACTATCCACTAGGGGTTCCTTTTTGAGGGAAAAATTATGGTTTTAGAGAAATCCGGGCGGCGGACAAGTATTTTGTTTAAGACTTCGTCTGTCTGCGGCATCATTATTTTTATCCTCCTTATCCGAGGGTATAAACAGTCAGGTCGAGGGAATGCCTGACCGATCCGTCACGATAGCCCGGGCCGCAGACGATATGAGCTCGAACATGACCTCCGTGGCGACGGCTATGGAAGAGGCCTCTTCCGGCCATAACGTCAAAGCCAATGCAGACAACCTCTCAGAGCTTGGCGATCATCTGGCAGGATTGATGGGAAAATTTAAAGTTTAGGTTCTTTTCATGAATAAGGACAAGGCATTTGACTATTCCGGAGTAAAAGATTTGTCTGGAAAGAAGGTTGGGATACTGCTCGGATGGAGCTATGGGACAGATTTTGACGAAGCCAAAAAGCAAAAGGCATTTACCGCCGAAGAAGGGAAGTCCGACGAGGTGAACTTTAAAAAGCTCATCCAGGGCTGGCTGGACGGTGTCGTGGCCATCGAATTAGCCGGGCAAAAACTGATCGCCCAAAAAGGCCTCCAGGACAAAATAGTAATGGCCGAGACCCCGGTGGCCATTAACGACACGTACCTAATATTCGGCAAAAGCCTGGATAAAAAATCACTTCTGACGCAATTCAACACGGCTTTGGCCGGGATGAAAGCCGACGGTTCCTACGACGAAATTATCAAAGGGGTGGTATCGAATTAATCCCACGAACGACCATGGGCCGACCCGGTCGTCAACACCCGGGTCGGCCCACGGCAAAAGATGAAAAAAATTGATTGATACTGTCGGGCTTGATTCTATTGTCGGCCATTTTTTGCAGAGGGCAACCCCTCTGTGGTTACCCTCGTCAGGGCAGGTACGGTGGCCCGCCCCTACAGCGGCTGACGCTGGAACCAATCCCAGGCTTTCATTTAAAACTGCGCTCAAACAATTCCTGCATGGCAGCGGCAGCATCCTCTGTGAGATTGCGGGTACCGGTACCTGCAAACGTCTTATGGTGAATCACGGGGGTGGCCATCTGCCAGTCATTATCCACCCAGGAAAACCAGGCTTTCCGGTCCTGTTCGTAGACAAATATCGGCCGGTTGAATAATTTTCCCAACTCCACACCCCAACCGGTGCCGCCTTTAACGGTTTTATCCGGCAAAATCCAGCCCACGGTGAAGATCTGGTACCCGTTATTGATCATATGAAAAATGGACTGAATGACCTTTCTTATCCGATTCCCTTTGGAAAAGGACCTGCCCAGGCGGGTCGACACAATATCCATTGAGATATTGCCCTTTTCAAGTTCCTCCTGGTTCAGCATCCTGGCTCCTTCATCCCTGTCCAGCACATTTCCTTCAAAGGTAAAATTAACTTCCTTGACGCCGTATTTCTCTGCAAGCTTTCCAAATTCGGCTTCAGCGCCCCTGTGCCCGCCGCTGTAAAGTGTAAATTGAGACGGATCATTATTCATGGTTGTTATACTCCTCACATTAAATGTTCACCAAATTAGTGCCCGACCGAAAACCGTAAATTTTGCCGATTACTTCGTTGGTCTCAAATTTTAATCCTCGAAATACTTCATGTATGCCTCCGGTTAAAATTTGCACCCGCCTTGTACTCGACAAAATTTCCAGATTTTCGTTCAGACACAAATTAAAAAACCGGATTAGATTTTCTAATTGAATTTACATTTCGATAGATTAAAATTTAATCATATAAAAATCGACTAAGATAAGCAAGCTGGAACCTGTGTCAAGTCAGAGATTAAAATAACATTAATTTGATAAATGTCCCGAAAACTTAGGTTACAAACCCGGACGGCCATGGTAGACTAAGATGCTTTAATTTTGAGGCGTCGTAAAAAGTCTCCATGTCGGGGAAAATCTTTCCACCCTTAAAGAAAATAAAGAGGTCGTTTCTGTGAAATCAAAAGCCCTTGAAGTCAACCTTTCCGATACCCGGGCAGATGTCACCATTGATGATCGGTATCTTCTGCTGCTTGACTTTTTCAAAGGATATGTAGGCATTGTCAACCGCCTGGAAACATTTCTAAAGGAGTTATCCCATCCCTACCGGAACTGGGCCTTTATTGTCAATGAGTCCCGGCACTTCTCCCTGCACTATTTTCATTTATATACCAGCGAACCCGACGGCCGAAAGGTCCTTGATCTGCTCTGTGATATTTTTAACTCGGCATTTGAATCGGTATCTGATGCTGAAATCAAATCCAATGCGGCGGATAATCTCATGCAGATCCTTCATTATATTGCCAAATCCGACCCCCAAGGGCTGGACGTGTGCACGGGGACACTAATCCGAGAAGTTGAACGCATTTTAGCTTTGGAGGAAGATGATTTCTTCTTTTTTGTCTGCTCC contains:
- the pncA gene encoding bifunctional nicotinamidase/pyrazinamidase, with protein sequence MQINTKMEHTAVIVVDIQPDFTQAMQGSLAVGGADQAYLDAAETETRRLKALGFPIYATQDWHPADHISFFSNHDNANPYDLIEIEGRQQVLWPPHCVQESPGAQLLMDESLFTAIVKKGMDPAFDSYSGFFDDGKKATGLADILKDAGIKGLIIYGLATDYCVKATVMDAKMLRFEVTLLEELCRGVAPETTNAALEEMKGAGVDIG
- a CDS encoding transporter substrate-binding domain-containing protein, with the protein product MNKDKAFDYSGVKDLSGKKVGILLGWSYGTDFDEAKKQKAFTAEEGKSDEVNFKKLIQGWLDGVVAIELAGQKLIAQKGLQDKIVMAETPVAINDTYLIFGKSLDKKSLLTQFNTALAGMKADGSYDEIIKGVVSN
- a CDS encoding MFS transporter, yielding MNDTRFMHKGSRRYYMANLALFLAGFVTFASLYDFQPLFPNLVQAYGITPAMASLSLSVATFSLAFTLPFSGSLSDAVGRRPLIIVASILAPVLAFIAAVNHAFSGMLLLRLGQGIILAGVPAVAMAYINEETEPSALGAAMGLYIAGNGMGGMSGRILTAWFTDLMGWRWALVSMALLCFLCGLMVWACLPASRNFSGKTFRPRALLSSMADHLKNPGLRKLYLIAFCCMGGFVTLYNYVTFRLLGRDFGLSHTQVGLIFLAYAFGSVSSTVMGNLVNTYGRLRILCSALGIMTAGLVLTVCVSLWVVIAGIVLFTIGFFGAHSVASAWVGRLAAHSHAQASSLYLFFYYMGSSISGTIGGTIYHGWAWPGVVVLILVLLGIAFIICLGIQSVSNGQKRISPIVP
- the pncB gene encoding nicotinate phosphoribosyltransferase, with protein sequence MIETILDNDLYKFTMQQAVHRLYPKARVRYELTNRGKTPFPQGFDSLIKERVAQMDGLRLTREERVWLEKACPYFTPGYLDYLAAYRFDPDQVEISQQGPRLSVRVDGIWSRTILWEVPLMATISETFFEVTAPGILSRQAIRERNQTKAKRMSDAGLTFVEFGTRRRFSSTNQAHFLEDVLALDQHRMAGTSNVHFARVYDLAPVGTLAHEWIMFHGALTDYTDANAGAMDDWLKVYPDVLGIALTDTYTTNNFLKAFNSDRAGRFSGVRHDSGDPETFTREIIGHYKEKGIDPATKAIVFSDGLNVDRAIKIHQFCRGAVKDSYGIGTNLTNDVGVTPLNIVIKLSWVQPEPDMDGRPTVKLSDDPGKHTGDPGELRYCRKVLGL
- a CDS encoding PLP-dependent aminotransferase family protein, whose translation is MDYQSFLADRTRLMQTNAIREILKVVSKPGIISLAGGIPSPQSFPMDLFGELVEKVMAKYQSRAFQYDLTEGFEPLREQLSLLLAGRGIAASAHQVNVTSGSQGVLDAMGKLLINKGDKIAVESPTYLGAISAFNPYEPQYVSMETDDQGLIPQSLDETLENHAIKLIYLVPTFQNPTGRTLSLERREQIAEIIQRHNALLMEDDPYSSLRYQGDAVPAIKTLAPDNVIYVSTLSKVFAPGLRIGFYAAPEFLRQWLVLVKQGVDLHTSTFNQALAAEYLEGGYLDAHLPKIIELYKPRQKAMLAALKKMMPTGYACTPSQGGMFLWMTGPDGLDDLALYEKAVANGVAFVPGRFFYTDPAQGKGTMRLNYTMADEATIEIAVEKLARAAEQQ